Within Vigna unguiculata cultivar IT97K-499-35 chromosome 2, ASM411807v1, whole genome shotgun sequence, the genomic segment ttttagtccctaaagtttggtctaaaattgaaattcgtccctCGTCGAAATAAATTTTggtccttaaactttaaaaatgaatgaatatagtccttttaacccaattttgttaactctttttaagttttaaacgCATTTTTCAGTAAATATTGGAGTTGCTTacgccgtttgacacattctcgactCAATATTTACTGAAAAATGCGTTCGAAacgtaaaaaaaagttaataaaattgggttaaaaggactatattcattcatttttaaagtttagggaccaaaatttatcaaatccagagacgaattttaattttgagtcaaagttcaggaactaaaaacatacttaaccttGATGTTAATGTCAGTTTAATGAGACTTAAGTGAAATTTCGAAAGCATTTTCCAATATTAGAATGCGAGTGAACCTTAAACccgtaaaagaaaaaaaaaagtaattatttttctttgttctcgaggaaatagaaaaaaaataaaataaaaggaggGAGTGGAATTTGATAGCGTTAAACTTAAAACTGTGTCCCCACACTTTTTAGGTTTTTGTGGAGCTGGGCACAAGTAAGACACCCACAACGGAAGACTAAAGCGCGATTCGTAACCTGTAAGAATCAATTTAATTCTTCAAACTTACTCTTTACAGTTCTCATGTATTTTTCCTTTtgtcaaaatcaatttgattttgCTCTCTCGTTATTGCTGAACCCTTCACTTCGTGTATTCTCTTCTGGTCCGATTATTTAGTACCTATTCTTTACAATCTGGTGGCGTGCTTCATTCCGTGAAGTTGGAAGCTTTGAataatatttgttcaaatttcaATGTTTCAGAATCTGGGTGCGATTCATTTCCTCCATAGTAAGGTTTAGTGGGAGGCTGAAAAAGGAAtgctattttttaattcaaatcacAGGCTAGGATCCACGTTCTTCTTCAAGGGGGAAACTGAATTAAAGTCGTTTGGTACAAGGGATTAAGATGATGCCTGGCATTTTCTCAAGGCCGAATGCTACCATTTACTGTCGCATTCGGGAAGCATTGACTCGGCAACAAGGGGTACCGGCATTCTTGTATAGAAGTTCAGGGTTGTCTCTTTGTTCACTGTattcaactttctttttgcccGGTTCAATTCATTGCTCTTCAAGCCACACGCTTATCCCAAAATCAATGGCTACTGCTTCCCATTGCAATGCTGTGCTGGGAGATGTTTATGTTAATGGTTTAATCTCAGGTTGTGCTAGTGTGCAAGACTTCACAAAGCCTGCTGTTGTGTCCTTCAAAGACAAAAATCTTAAAGGCTGCCTAAGGGGTAGCGGGAATCTAAGGAGACCACAACCTTCGTTTGGTTCTTTGAGTTTTGGTAGTTCTACTTTTGATGGTAATTGGAGGATCCGGGATTTCAGTTTGCTTCATGGATCATGGCTCAAGAATTTCTCTACCTCTTCTTCTGCCTGCCCCTCAGCTGGGGCTGCTCGTGCTGTCTCTTTTGATGGCAGCCCTCCCGATGAACAGCTTGCAAATTCCTCTTTTTCACCTGACGAGTACGTGATCATGTTCTTTTTATTCTGAATTCTGTTTCTGCATGAATTGcttttaaataacataatttgATATCAAATTCACTTCCATGAATGAAGCTTGGCATGAGTCAAATTTTGCTAATAGGTTGTTAGTAGAAGATTATACTTACAAAATTATCTATATTTCTGACAGCTGATACTTATCTAGAGTATTGGGGATTATTAATTTCAGAACTACTGTTGGTGGCAAGACCTTGAAGATGTTGTCAGGATCATGTTATCTACCGCATCCAGATAAGGAGGAGACAGGAGGAGAGGATGCTCATTTTATTTGCGCAGATGAACATGCAATTGGTGTTGCTGATGGTGTGGGTGGCTGGGCTGACGTTGGTGTTAATTCAGGACTGTTTTCCCGGGAACTTATATCCAATTCAGTGAGAGCAATTCAAGAGGAGCCCCAAGGTTCTTTTAATCCAACAAGGGTGTTAGAGAAGGCTCATTCAAATACAAAGGCTAAGGGTTCATCAACAGCTTGTATTGTTGCCCTTACTGATAAGGTattccattttctcattctgAACTTTGTAAAGAAGAATAGTCTTGTCCACTTGTGAGTGAACTTAAACATCATCCATGTTTTATGCCTACTGAATATTAggtgtttttcttttgttctctaATGCATCAACATTAAAGTTTTCTACAATTTTACCTGTCCCCGGTATATTGGAAATTGTTGTCTGGTATAATGCATTATGCCAACAGTTATCCTGTATAGAAATGCGTGCCATTTGAAGTAATATTGTGTACAGTATCAAATTGGGTTGAAGATTACAATAACTTTCCTATTGAACATGTCTCCCACCAAGCTATTTTAAAGTCAAAAGATAAGTTGCTTCAGCTTATGGACTTAAAAGCATGCTGGGACTTCTAACCagctttttctttattatttagtGCGTTCTGCTCTGCAATAATAGCATAGATATGATCATGTGCGCTGATACTTTTTCTTAAGTATTCTATAAACAGCTCTTAAGTCTCAAGTTCTTTTATATAATGTCCGATTGGTGTTTTAGCTGCCACTTGATGGACTGAAGCTACCTCATTCGCAGCGAGTAAAGTTATTGTTACTAGTAAATTTGGTGGACTACATTTTTGAGCTGGTATAAAAGGAAAATGTAACAAActgatttattttcattcttggTTGTTGGTTTCTTGGTCCAGGGACTACATGCTATTAATTTGGGCGACAGTGGATTTATTGTGGTTAGAGATGGATGCACCATTTTCCAGTCCCCTGT encodes:
- the LOC114174284 gene encoding probable protein phosphatase 2C 80, whose amino-acid sequence is MMPGIFSRPNATIYCRIREALTRQQGVPAFLYRSSGLSLCSLYSTFFLPGSIHCSSSHTLIPKSMATASHCNAVLGDVYVNGLISGCASVQDFTKPAVVSFKDKNLKGCLRGSGNLRRPQPSFGSLSFGSSTFDGNWRIRDFSLLHGSWLKNFSTSSSACPSAGAARAVSFDGSPPDEQLANSSFSPDETTVGGKTLKMLSGSCYLPHPDKEETGGEDAHFICADEHAIGVADGVGGWADVGVNSGLFSRELISNSVRAIQEEPQGSFNPTRVLEKAHSNTKAKGSSTACIVALTDKGLHAINLGDSGFIVVRDGCTIFQSPVQQHDFNFTYQLESGYGGDLPSSAEVFTIPVASGDVVIAGTDGLFDNLYNSEITAVVVHAIRAGLEPQVTAQKIAALARQRALDPSRPTPFSTAAQEAGFRYYGGKLDDITVVVSYISGSLSE